Genomic DNA from Macadamia integrifolia cultivar HAES 741 chromosome 6, SCU_Mint_v3, whole genome shotgun sequence:
ATATTAGCAATGGAATTTATATTGTCGCCTTATATAAATACATTAACGATAGATATTTTGCAAAAATCGTGTAATATAGTTGCTCGACAGAAGCAATTTTTCCATTGCTAGCATGCACGACGGACGTTTTAGCGACAGAATGGCGATGGATATACGTTCCGTCGATGATAGTATGAGCACTCCTCTTATCTCGATCACTCCAAAGACTTTTAATGTTCTTTATAGAAACGTGATGCAATGATTGaaaaaagatgaagacaaaTGATAGCAACCCATAGACAAGGGAGAAATGTAGTATTGCCTTTGTTGATATTCAATATATAAGAAATATGATCTACTATCTCTGTTGATGTTGAATATACCAGAAACAAGATCTGTTGTCTCTGTTGATATTAAATATACCAGAAACGTGACATGTATCTCTGTTGATATAAAACATGCCAGAGACGTGATCATTACACTATGAAATGAAGTACATAACTTAAAATAAGTACATGATTTCGAAAGGAAAATTCTagtataaaagaagaaagaaaaatgacatgaaagataaaaaacgTAATACAAGATAGACTTGATGTTTGAGTTTGTTTGATCTGTTGATGATGTCTTCTTTCTTCCACCATAGTcccttttattgttttatttgaaagatcctCCTATTTTGGAAATTTCGTAACTGTAGGAATTCATGTATCATGTCCTTATTAGTTAATTGGTTGTAACTGCCTTAACCACTTGAGCCACGTCTTTGTAACTTCCTTGGAACTAAACCATATTTTTATGAATTATGATGATTGATAATCAGTGAAGCtgattgaaaattcaaaattggttAGCTGCCCGTAAAAAGTCGATAACGGTCAGCTGATCGTTAAAAAGCCATAATCAGTCAGCTGACCATAAAAAGCCACAATCAGTCATCTTACTGTATTCGGTTAGTATGCTTGATCAACCTGATGGTTATTCTGACCTATCAACTTCTTAATATAAGGTCATCATTTTTGGGCCAATTTGATTATCGGTCAGCTTAATCGGTTAGCTCCTTAACACAATCGGTCAATAATTGATGTCGATTTATTGATCGATTGTCTTGTAGGGAAGATTTGCTAAATTTGGGTACCAAAAATTGCCtcccataattttttatatgacGCCATTCCATCGGTCAATTCTATGTAgaactggggggggggggggagatggaAGACAAGTTCCACTTATAGTTCTATAGTATTGAATCCACTATATTGGTGTATGACCTAGTAAGGATGCATCAAGGCAATGACGAATCAGTTGACAGGTTCATCAGCAAATTCAAAATCGCTAAACATCGGTGCATCGTAAACTTGCAAGAGAGTGAATTTGCAAAGATGGACTTGAGTGGCCTATCTTTAGAGCTAAGGAAGAAATTTGTTGGTCAATAATTCTCAGACCTAAGTCAGTTAGTTGCTCATGAAACTTGTTACGAACAAattttgaaagaagaagaacaaaagcaTTATTCTACTGGGAATTTCTACCAAGGACCAGCATATAACTTGGCACTCATGGGTGCCAGTCAGCCAAAGGCTGCCAACGCCGTAGATTGTGAGGTCGACTTGGCCGATATTGTAAAAGGCGAACTATATGTTTGCAAATTCTTAACCAAACCCCAAAACAAAGCTGCCATACCAAAGACTTTTTAACCCATGAGTTACGACTCTTGTGTGAGATACTCTTTTGGTATGTCCAAGGTCGAGGTCATTTTCGACCAGTTGTTAAGGGATAAACAAATCAAGTTGTTTGACATACATCAAATACCACGATTGAGATTAAAGATAGGAAATATTGCAAATGGCACAATTCAGATTCTCATTTCACTAACAATTGTGTGGTGTTGCGCAATGACATACATAAGGCCATCAACGATGGGCCCCTCAAGTTCCCAGACAAGGATAAGTGCGTAATGATGATCGATGAGGATTCCTTCCCCACGGTCAGCATGGTGAATGCATATTTGACAAGACTGTTGTCTAGGTCGCAACTTGTCCCCAGGAAGGAGAGGTCGATCTCACGATCACTATCTTCCCACCTGGCCCTAGCAAATTCCGGGGATGTTGTTGAACTTAGGCCTCCGAAAGGCAATTCAACGCTAAGGGATGGCCCAAAGCACGATCATGGCAAGAAGTCTGCACCAGAGAAAGGTAAGCAACCCAAGGGATCGCTAGTGTTGCTGAAGGACCTACAAGGATTGAAGGCAAACAAGGAATCATGGAGTTTAGAACCATAAGCAGGGGAGAAGTTTTAGTGGAGCGTCAGCCATCATTGCAAACACCTGATCAAAGATGCTGCTCATCTAGAGAAAGGGAAGCTAAAATTCCCAAGAAGATGTACGCCTTCAAGACCACGGAACAACCTCTGAAGCTAGAAGGTCAGGAAGTTGCACAACAACCCAATCAACAGGTTAGATGGTTGACCGCCAAAGAATGCAGGGTGACAACTGGTCATCCAGGCGCATAGGGACCCAAGAAGGAAGGTCCCAATATGGAACCGGTAGGTCTCACCCATGCCAAGATGGTAAGAGGAGATTAGACTTCAAGGGATACTTGGAAATGGAGCACCGACCTCATCAAAAGTAGGGCGGGGATGGCCAAGTATCAGTCGAAGACCGAGTGGAATAGTCTCCAACTGAGAGTCCTGAGAAAGAAAGATTCCCAGTTAAAGAATGTATCGGACAATCTCTAGCGAAGAGGCTCGTGCAAGACTGCCATCAAAGGAATAGAGCGAGGGGTATTTTTAGGTAACACAGGAGAAGTATaggtaggattttattttttgggggaatCAGATGTGAAAGTTTGGGTAAATGTAAGGTAAGCATAGGAGAATGATAAAAATATTCCCTTAGAAAAATGAGAATGACCATAATAAAGATCAAATAACACCTGTGGCTGATTCACGAATAGGTTGTCGGATTGGAAAATTCCTTATTTGAATTGGCCGACTCACTGTCGAAAATTCCTTATTTGAAATGGCCGATTtcaatctaatttttaaaatcatGGGCCCTTCGATATTGAGGAAGAATCAATAGTACTTCTTGGAttaaactaagggcccgtttgataacgtttttgccgtttctatttcaagaaacgacagaaacataaatttccgtttctagaaacagaaacggaattgaaggtgtttgataagtcatgtttttagaagtcgatggtaaccagtgaaagaattgccacaagtcgtttccagaaatggcgaaacaagttcaacttgtttcgcctgggtcatttcttgaatcataaataagtaaaaatttctatttctatttctaaaaataagtgaaacggaacagttttatcaaacgctttttacttcGTTTATgctgtttttggaaacagaaacggcagaaacgcatttcttgaaacgttatcaaacgggccctaaaattaggcttcaccaataacaataacaaatgcccctttacctaaaaaaataaaaaatgcccATCAGAATCAAACAGGATGGGTATGAGAacattaagggcccgtttgataacgtttctgctgtttctatttcaagaaacggcagaaacataaatttccgtttctagaaacagaaacggaattgaaggtgtttgataagtcatgtttttagaagtcgatggtaaccagtgaaagaattgccacaagtcgtttacagaacttgtttcgcctaggtcatttcttgaatcataaataagtaaaaatttgtatttctatttctaaaaataagtgaaacggaacagttttatcaaacgctttttacttcgtttctgctgtttctggaaatagaaacggcagaaacgcatttcttgaaacattatcaaacggaccctaaatTTTCATCCCTCcctcaagaagaaaagaatttaATCCTCTTGGAAGAGAAGGAATTTATTGAATGTAAATTTTCCAACTAATTTAGGGTCTAGGACCTAATAATATAACTCCAACTATGACTCTAATGGTGACGAAAGTCAACCATAAAGAGAAACTTGTCAGATTGCACGAACCAAGAAATGTAATAGGCACCTTATATATTCAAAATTGTTTTTGAATAAGTAAACATTCTAACCCTATAAACAcatgcatcatattagaatccACTTCAACATAacgatgtatttttttttaaatacatagCAACGTAACTCAATGCACGTGACATTGGGGAGAGCTTTGGTCCCATATCGGCATCATGGGATTTGGTACGGTTGATATGGTTGATCGCATTATTGCATTCACCTTATGCTTTGTGTTATCTTAAATGGGGCATCTTTATCTCTTACCTTTTCACTTGGGCCACTCTACCAAAGAAGTGAAGAGTAACGGGAAAatctatcaaaataaataaataaataaatatgacgATCCTAGATGAAGTCTTATGAGAGCTTTAGTCCCATATCGACATCGTGGGATTTGATATGGTTGATCGCATTATTGCATTTACCTTATGCTTTGTTTTATCTTAAATGGGGCATATTTATCTCTTGCCATATCACTTGCGCCACTCTACCAAAGAAGTGAAGAGTAAGGGGAAAAtctatcaaataaataaataatgggaaAATGATTCCTTAAATCACAAGGGAGGGATATGCGGATCCGGATCGTTTACAATTACTTGCAATTATCCTTTAGTCTGTCGATTCATGTTCATTCCGATGTAGATGGCCATGATTAAGGGAGGGAAGAAATAAGTAGTctggatttggatcctctcttAAAAATGATTATTGTCTGCTGAGTGTGGTGGTGCATCGATCGATATGATCTCAGCCTTCCGATGCTTGCCGCACCGCCGCACCCGCGGCAGAGGGGTGCGGCAAAGAGAGAGGCCTTCGTTCCATAGATGTCTTAAGAAAAAAGATAACAGAGGTCGCCGCTACTCACCGGCGAGCCGATGCCTtgtcccttcttctttttttttccttgttttgtttattcctttattttttttctcccactccATCGGCCCTCCTCTTGACGTGTGAGGAGGAACCAATAATGTGGTGGATTTGTAGATGGAGGAGAGGGTGGAGGAGGGAAAGAATGGAGAGAGGAGAACAGCCTAGAAAACGATGATTTTACATGGGGGTGGTGCAATGGGCTACTAGCACCAGTCTCATCGTTCACGTCCGCCTCCTCCCCTTGTTCACAAATGGCAGCAATAAGCCCAGATACCACGATGACAACAAAAAAATCAGCTCTTCCCATGGTAGCAAACTAGCAACAACTAACTTACCCGCTCTGCATTTAAAACCAGGAGAGCAGCGCCGACCTCATGGATGGGAATCGGGTTGGGTTTAGGAGAGGATCCAGATCCAAATTGACTCTTTATTCTCTCCTTTAATCTATGTCGGTAGATTAAGGGAAAATTGCAACTagttatttctttattttttggtaaagaaaaaaaagtgttccATGATAGTGATTATAGATTAAAGGAGAATTACAACTaattgtttctttgttttttggtaaagaaaaaaatgatgttcCATGGTAGTGGTCATAGCCCCACAATAAGCTTGGCAAACAACGCTTTCATAGGACCAATGGCCCATAACGAACGTACCAagacttgaacccacaaccagccgactcCGCGACGATGGATTGAGAGCAATTGCAACTAATTGCACTTGTTAGGAATTGTAGAGGATCTGAGTCCACGGTGTGCTGCCTACCCAGTCCCCCACTGTCTCTGGGTGTTTGTTTTTGTAAGACCCACTTTCTCCGAGTCATGAGATGATAATATGATATCGCTGCCGTCTCCAGATTAACTCCTCATACTTGGCTTactgagaagaaagagagaagataaaTTAGCTTCTGCATTATCCAAATCTGGAATCTGTATGGACCTTACAATTCGTTATCTTTTGTCCATTCCATTCGCAAGGAGAGCCATCAATGAGAAGAAGGCTGCGGTAGTTACGCCCTGTTCGACGACGAAACGCGTCAATCCGGGAACGTTTTCGTGTACGGCTACAGCAAGCATCACAACTGACAAGACTCCGGTGACTTACAGTGcatttctgattcttcttcttggtagTTCTAATTTCATTGAGTTAatcattgcattttttttccttatttcatAACACCAAGTTTGAGCGCGAGACCCAAAAACACAATCTGTTAAGAGCTATCCAAGATACGCAACGTGGCCTAGTTGCAACCTCCGATCAACGCTCCTCCATCGAGGAGGCTCTGGTTCGATTCCCGACTCTCTCTATCTCCTCGCTCGCTTGTTCTCTCGGTCTGTGTGCGGGTGACGATGCTGATTGTTGTGTCTGTGTATCTctatgtgtgcgtgtgtgttcCGCTTTTGTTTATTTCCATTTTGAAGCATTGAAGTGATTTGTAATGATATTATCATGGCAGGTGTGCGTGGAGGGATACGAGGCAGGTTCGCCCATCGATCTGGTGAAATTAGACGGAACATGGCGGTTGCAGTATACTTCTGCTCCCGATGTCCTCGTTCTACTTGTCTCCGCTGCAAGGCTTCCTTTCTTTCAGgtattctaatttttctttaaataatttAGTTTATGTAGTCCTAAATAAGTGCCTTACAATAATGGTGAATTGTGAATTCAGATACTGCTCCCTGTTTTACTCGATATGGTGAAGTCCAAGATGCATGTTTTTATGGAGAGGACTTGAGCTTTTATGTCATTGATCATGAGATGGGAATAGGGTTCTCATCTAATGGGATGCACACCTATGATTCAGATCACCTAGGCTAAAATTATTGAAGTCATGTATGATAATGTTGCGACTAATGTAAGaatggtggggtgggggggagatTGTTTTGATGGGCGAGACAAAAGCAGGGATTAACACCAAGTTGGATCTATAGAGATCAacattggaatcaaaaggttttaagataagtagaaaaAAGATggaggttccttggtgtatgcttttcgctgataatattgttttggtggacgAGACAAAAGTAGGGCTTAACTCcaagttggagctatggagatcaaccttgaaaAAAGGTTTTGAGATAAGTAGAACAATGATgaagtatatggtgtgtaactttagtcacactaagACGATTACTGAGGTGATGAATATTAATGAGAGGGAGATTCTACAAAGTGATTATTTAGGTATTTGGGCTCAACCATGAGTAAAGTGATATAGAAGATGACATAGCTTAGAGAAATAAAATAGGTTGGTTGAAGTGGAGTGGTTCATCTGGAGTGTtctgtgatcgacgtattcctttaaagcttaaaggaaaatattaTAGGATCGTCATATGATTGACTATGATTATGGtgtggaatgttgggcaattgaGAAGGATCATACAGATAAACTAAGTGAagcagagatgaagatgttgagatggatccgtggcaaaactaggaaggacaaAGTATGGAATAACCATATTAGAATTGAGTTCGGTGTAGCCCTGATACATGATGGGATATTAGAAAGTCGTTTAAGGTGTCATGACCATGTTTAAcagaggcctttgaatgctttagtttggaggagtgatttgattcaaattgaaagatCTAAAAGAGCCAAGGGTAGGCCTAAGATAACCCTAGGAGAGCTGGTGAGAAAAGACGTGCATAGCCTTGGCCTTCTACCATGGATGATTTCGAATAGAGCCTGATTAGAGGGAAAAGTCTATGTAGCTGACCCtaattagttgggataaagctttgttgttgttgcttgaagTCATTTATTCCTGTGGTTAAGATACTATCATTTCGTAAAGCTGTTAgtcctttttatgtttattgaaGTACTCCCTCCTTCCCCTCACAATGAACCAAAGCTTATTTAAACTTAAGCATACTAATTATGTGGAAGTACCTCCGATCTTCTAATGCAGTATCAAAGTTTCTTAACTGATTTTAAACAATTCTTGCtcatatacatatatgtattaTGTCATTCATAATAACTTTGGTCTTCAGTTTTAATAGATCTAATGTGATCTAGTTCTGTATGTTTTTCACGAGGTTTTGAAACCCGAATCGGACACGGGGTTTGCCTCCATATCTTCCAATTCGAATCGGATCAGAATCGGTCAGGATTGGCCggaaaccctagaaattagAATTAGGACGAAGATGCAAAGAGTTCCAcacatttggggattttttggagtttttgatTGAAAAGACTTATAAATCTTGCTACAAGAGGtttgtttcattgattttctgcTATCTTACTGACTAAAAGATGggaaaaaatggcaaaaaatgaagaattaaGATCATTCAAGGCCAATTCCAAAGCACATTTCAATAATTGACATTAATTAGATTAGGGTTGGTCGATTTTGCTGATTCTGATCCAATTTCTGAAACTGTGGTTTTTCCTCTCCCACTTTTGCAAGGTTGTATCTTTGCTACCATCCTTAACTTATTGAAGAGATGGTGAGGTGTTAAACTTATCAAAGTGGTTATGAAGTACTTTAAATTATGTCAGGTTGCATATGGCTTGATCAGCTTCTCTTTGCAATTTTGCCTGCTGCTAGCCCTCTTACAAATCCTTTGACGAGAACTTGTTGCAGTAATGGTCATTTGAACTTCATCCTGCCACAACCAGCTTGCTCAAATGTTCTCTCCCTCTAGAATCATCACTAACATCCTTCAGAACATCTTGAATAGCTGGCCAACCCATTCTGCATAGTGTTAGTCATATTATccaatttcattttcattatcaaTTTATCTCCAAATGACACAATTTTTTTGGGTTCCCCAACCAAATTCTTAGGCATCTCCATTCTCTTACATGGTTTTTTGGCATTTCCCTTATGTATTTTGGAGGATTACATGTCATTTAAGTTTCCAAGCACTATAACTAAACTtaggttggtttttttttttctccttttactAATTCTTTCAAATGTCATAAAATCGATGCTTTAATATTAATGGACTGTTCTTTGGTCCTCTGAAGATATTCCCtactatttcaaaattttgttatgTGTTTTTGTAATGTGATTTTTGCAGTAAAGAGTTGTAGTTCTATATTTCCATTCGATCATGTAGGTTGGGCAAATCTACCAAAAATTTGAATGCCGGGATAACTCTGATTGTGGAATTGTTCGAAATGTTGTCCGGTGGAGCATTCCAAGCTTGCTAGAGGTAGATGCCTGAACATTTGATTCCTCTTTGACTGTATGCTATTAAGGTTTAAATGTATCATTCTTACTTTTAAACATGCCTTACGGGAAAGGGGGGGCACAGAATGTGATTATTGTGGAGCTAGAAGCACCATTCTTTGAgcatatttttttgcttttatgACTTAATACTGTGGTGTCATGCACCTTCCAGTCTTAAATCACGGAAGCCTTGGGACCAAGCTTAGAATTCATCTAGATAGTCAAACTAGAATATGTGGTCTCTATTAACTTGAAGTGTATTGGAATATCTTTTGTCATAATGCTCGAAGTTTGGAGGGATTTTTTCTATTTGTCATTGACTCATAGTTGATTGATTATGGGAGTCTATGAGTTTCTTTTCCGAGGTATTTGAAAACCTTGTCCTCTTTGGAATACAAGGTACCTGCCATTCTTGGAGTATATGTCGTAGCTTTCATGGTCTTCTTAATTGCTATTACCCATGTTTCTCTTATCTACCCATTTTTGTGGTATTCTATTTATTGCTTATTGCTGTTGGATTTGTCCTGAACACTTCACCCTTCTTGCCTTTATAGGAGCAGGAAGGTGCAACCCTGCTTGTTTCTGCAAAATTTTCGGTTGTTTCTAAGCGCAACATTAACCTGCAGTTTGAAGAGGTTGGTTGATCTGTTTATATTGAACTATTTCCTTTTGTTATATACTAGAAAATTTGCACATGCAAATGTATATGTGCCGCGTGGACATTTGTTAGGTGGCTGACAGAGAAAATGTCTAAAACAAATTAAATGCATTTCAATTATTTGAACCATTCCTTTTTtagatttcaaataaataataattaattttatttgcaAAATGTAAGGTACTTTTGGCTATATTATGAATTATACATAATATCAATTCAAGCATATACAAAATTAAGATTAACAAAATAGAGAACAATCACTACATCAGCAATATAACTAATGGGAAATGATATCCTTGTCATTGCTATTTGTttcaataaatgaaataatGTCATGTTATTTGTTTCAATAATGACATAATATAGCAATAACTGTAGCAAAAGGATAAATATCCCTTGCCGTTAAGAAGAGCATGTTTTGTggttaattttggaaaataccaGGCAACACTACATGCGTGTTGTTCTTGACTTGGAAAAGGGGAAAGATAAGTTGTTCATTACCTTAGAGCTATCTCCTGAAAATACATTGTGATAATGGTACAAATTTTGATGAAATATTTCAGGTtcaatcatagtttttaaggcggtaaggcgacggaggcgtttgagggtctttcggagcgccttagtgataaggcgggcataaagcgtcgccttatcgactaaagtgttcctgtgtaatttttttatagaaccaatctatttggctcaaatcctagctgaatcctattactcatatgttaaataaatattaaaggttcatattcataccaatgtaagatattcatcaagaaaacaaatcaataaagtgaataaactaagttctcattattcatcaatcatcaatcatcattcattctattaacatataatataaatacataattatgaaacaaaattataaatataaagaaaagaagacataaaaaatacaagtatttattatacttacctctatgatgccaaaatgagtgcctaagccctaaggtcatccactatatttctactcctgtcaaagaagaatgaagctcaccgctgccagagcaaaatggttgcgtggatcagtggttcttccttgttccttgattccttctcaaagccctttcttaaaacccttaacaaaatccaaaccctgtttgtgaatcgggtttttattttgtttgttttggttattttttgtggagtaaagttgatcccatacatctcaagtgttaacaaaactatacacctaccaataaaaaatctatatttggaatcttcatcaagtaattttaaaatgtgtaaaaaaaaagaaaaaaaaaattcataaggcaccacttcacataaggcggagcactgccttaccatctctagactgcattagcgccttaaaaactatgggttCAATGGGGCCTTAAATGAAAATGACATGCGAAATGCAAAGGATTCAATATTTCATTTAAATGACCGAAATGTCAAAAATTTGGTCGAAATAATCGAAATGCCatgtttcttcataaaaaataccaaattttgaatcaaaatgaGTCAAAATTGTTGAAACTAAAGAAAGAAATGTGTGAAAATTGCTAGATCTACCAGATGATAAGAATGCCTTGAGATTCAATCATAAACCACTTTGCCTCGGTTATGTGTAAACCCCCCTTCACCCCTTCCCCCTAAAGTGGTAAAGAAGGGCTCTTTGGggtcacattttttttctatctgtAGGACAAACAAATAGGAAGGGATGGTTCTTTCATTGCATTGATAGAAGTGTAACTAGAGAAAGAAAGACTATTACTTTGAGAATAGAATCGTTGGATTGACCATGAACTACGCGGGAAAATGGACCTTCTTTCTTTGGCaagcaattttttattttatttatttattttaagtaaCAATTCAATTCAGCTCAGTTTTGGAAAACTTGCCGATCCCGGATTAGTTCGTTCTATGCCACTGGCGGCCTCAAATCAAAGGCACAGGTTGATCTCTCTGGTTGAGGCTGCATTCATTTATTCAACTTGACATGTGGGAAGGGCTTACTCTCCGTGGGGAGGGGGTGCACCCCCTCCTCCCAACATAGGAGGATAATGTGGGTTTCAATTAATGTTTGATAACAGTCAAGGGAAGAAGCCCAAAATCCCCTAATGCCCAAGCACTACTCTCTAAGATCTTTTTCTTAGTTTTCTCGtcacgctttttttttttccttggcaaTTCCCTGGATTCCTTGTCGATTCTTAcacacattctttttttttttctctggatCATCTCACTTTGTATGAAATGCATTCTTTTCGATTGCAAAGAGATACTTTGGgtcaaatttaaagaaagagCTTGATGATATACAAATGATGAGTTACGTGGAGGCCACCACATCATCGCCTCTCGTGAAGATTCACAAACCCAGAGGCAAGGAAATTGCATCTCAATCAATTAAGATTGATGATCCCTCCTCCAGAAAAGCAAAGGGGAATGTGTTTGATGAGATCTTAAGCTGTCAGAGATCTCCTCATATGAAGACAGGGCTTGtaatgtaagactagaatcacaagtgatcctaatcccaggcaggatctgaaattctggctaaATAGAGAAggtgtcctccaataggcttggttttagctctcaaacactctctcacaacaaacaaataaaaggaaaataggaaaagaaagagaatgcgatggagggttgagaagggggaagaagaactagtgaatgggcatctcacccaactgcatcccacaggccaacacaacagcataagccatctgtTAGGGACATGCCCACACtcttatagttggttttgatgataacaaacgtatgaaggtatttcacaatttgccttctagtattgttttgtagagacttcatatcaaagatcgaatttgatgaatgaaaggaagaaataaagattgaagtcatcaaatgaggagtatcaacaagttggtatcaatGCCTGAAGAAGGTATCAGACGATATCAAGCTTCAAcaagtcaagacatgaagctcaaagacatggaattgcaaacaagaagaaaagaaggtgaAGTGTCAAAGagtggaagattcaagtgaagaagaagacctctAGGATATAATGGTTGTTTCTA
This window encodes:
- the LOC122081823 gene encoding probable plastid-lipid-associated protein 10, chloroplastic isoform X1, translated to MDLTIRYLLSIPFARRAINEKKAAVVTPCSTTKRVNPGTFSCTATASITTDKTPFERETQKHNLLRAIQDTQRGLVATSDQRSSIEEALVRFPTLSISSLACSLGLCAGDDADCCVCVSLCVCVEGYEAGSPIDLVKLDGTWRLQYTSAPDVLVLLVSAARLPFFQVGQIYQKFECRDNSDCGIVRNVVRWSIPSLLEEQEGATLLVSAKFSVVSKRNINLQFEEVAIQNINISEELQAVIAPAILPRTFLSLQILQFIRGFRAQFPLRSSERKLVGGLYYLTYLDGNMLLGRAVGGGGVFVFTKAQPLT
- the LOC122081823 gene encoding probable plastid-lipid-associated protein 10, chloroplastic isoform X2 → MDLTIRYLLSIPFARRAINEKKAAVVTPCSTTKRVNPGTFSCTATASITTDKTPFERETQKHNLLRAIQDTQRGLVATSDQRSSIEEALVRFPTLSISSLACSLGLCAGDDADCCVCVSLCVCVEGYEAGSPIDLVKLDGTWRLQYTSAPDVLVLLVSAARLPFFQVGQIYQKFECRDNSDCGIVRNVVRWSIPSLLEEQEGATLLVSAKFSVVSKRNINLQFEEILQFIRGFRAQFPLRSSERKLVGGLYYLTYLDGNMLLGRAVGGGGVFVFTKAQPLT
- the LOC122081823 gene encoding probable plastid-lipid-associated protein 10, chloroplastic isoform X3; this encodes MDLTIRYLLSIPFARRAINEKKAAVVTPCSTTKRVNPGTFSCTATASITTDKTPFERETQKHNLLRAIQDTQRGLVATSDQRSSIEEALVCVEGYEAGSPIDLVKLDGTWRLQYTSAPDVLVLLVSAARLPFFQVGQIYQKFECRDNSDCGIVRNVVRWSIPSLLEEQEGATLLVSAKFSVVSKRNINLQFEEVAIQNINISEELQAVIAPAILPRTFLSLQILQFIRGFRAQFPLRSSERKLVGGLYYLTYLDGNMLLGRAVGGGGVFVFTKAQPLT